Proteins encoded by one window of Maliibacterium massiliense:
- the nagB gene encoding glucosamine-6-phosphate deaminase yields the protein MQLIRTADYAAMCAACAQRVLAQIARKPASVLGLATGGTPQGVYRLLVAAYRRGEADFSQVTSVNLDEYVGLGPADAQSYRAYMQQHLFAHVNIPPARTFLPDGLEQDAAKACADYDALLASIGRVDLQLLGIGHNGHIAFNEPAEAFSTGTHQVRLSARTIAANRRFFAPGEQVPTRAYTMGVAQIMRARRIVLIASGADKRQVLQQMMRGPVTPRMPASVLQLHPDVTVIADAAALADAAALVDEGGGA from the coding sequence ATGCAGCTCATACGCACGGCGGATTATGCCGCGATGTGCGCGGCGTGCGCCCAAAGGGTGCTTGCGCAGATCGCGCGCAAGCCGGCAAGCGTGCTGGGGCTGGCCACAGGGGGCACGCCCCAGGGCGTCTACCGGCTGCTGGTAGCGGCCTACCGCCGGGGCGAGGCGGATTTTTCCCAGGTGACGAGCGTGAATCTGGACGAATACGTGGGCCTGGGGCCGGCGGATGCGCAGAGCTACCGCGCCTACATGCAGCAGCATCTCTTTGCGCATGTCAATATCCCGCCTGCGCGCACATTTTTGCCCGACGGCCTGGAGCAGGACGCGGCCAAGGCGTGCGCGGACTATGACGCGCTGCTGGCTTCGATCGGCCGCGTGGACCTGCAGCTGCTGGGCATCGGCCACAATGGACACATCGCGTTCAACGAGCCGGCGGAGGCCTTCAGCACGGGCACGCACCAAGTGCGCTTAAGCGCGCGCACCATCGCGGCCAACCGCCGCTTCTTTGCCCCGGGAGAGCAGGTGCCCACGCGGGCCTACACCATGGGCGTGGCGCAGATCATGCGCGCGAGGCGTATCGTGCTGATCGCCTCGGGCGCGGATAAGCGGCAGGTACTGCAGCAGATGATGCGCGGACCGGTGACGCCCCGCATGCCCGCCTCGGTGCTGCAGCTGCACCCGGACGTGACGGTGATTGCGGACGCTGCCGCGCTTGCGGATGCCGCCGCGCTTGTGGATGAGGGAGGAGGCGCGTAG
- a CDS encoding cation-translocating P-type ATPase, translating into MKKQAVTPIPSQAVERYASTAQAGLTRAQAAARAAQHLDNRAQSARTKSISCIVRDNVCTLFNLINLVLAVAILAVGSYKNAMFIGVVLCNMAIGIIQEVRAKRTVDKLSLMSAVKAHVVREGACMDIAREDVVLDDVLALKSGGEVAADALVLEGACDVNESFVTGEADAVHKKAGDTLLAGSFVVSGTCRARVEHVGNDTYIAGISRDAKRLRMATSEIMGTLKKIIKIISIVIIPVGAILLWNQLTMSHNSIQDAVVQTAAALIGMIPEGLMLLTSTVLAVSVVRLSKHKVLVQELYCIENLARVDTLCLDKTGTLTEGVMEVSEVLPLAGQSQSACMRALAALACACSDKNATMQAIAQRVGQQSDWSCQLEVPFSSDTKWSGAVFAGRGSYVLGAPEFVLGDMPDALRALVNQCGKTSRVVLLARSDAPIAQGTLPQDMEPLALVLIQDRIRPQAKDTLAYFAQQDVDIKVISGDNVATVSGVAARAGIKHWERAVDASTLTGEEALAEAAERYCVFGRVTPPQKKALVAALQKKGHTVAMTGDGVNDVPALKEADCSVVMASGSDAARNIAQLVLMDSNFDAMPRVVAEGRRSVNNIQRSASLFLVKTIYATVLALLFVFVRMPYPFEPIQMTLVNVVTIGIPSFVLALEPNRARIQGSFLGKVILRAVPGALTIVCNITAMLILTGALDIAIDQYSTMCLALTGFTGLLVVLKNCLPPTPVRMTLFGAMCAAFALGMFILYDLFSLAALTPMLWALLIGMMAVSALLFVFFTWLFVRRMR; encoded by the coding sequence GTGAAGAAACAGGCAGTAACCCCCATACCGTCTCAAGCGGTGGAACGCTACGCGTCCACGGCCCAGGCGGGTTTGACGCGCGCGCAGGCAGCAGCGCGCGCAGCGCAGCATCTGGACAACCGCGCCCAGAGCGCGCGCACCAAGAGCATCTCGTGCATCGTCCGCGACAATGTATGCACGCTTTTCAATTTGATCAATCTGGTGCTTGCCGTGGCAATTCTCGCGGTGGGCTCCTATAAAAACGCCATGTTTATCGGGGTGGTGCTGTGCAACATGGCCATTGGCATTATCCAGGAGGTGCGCGCAAAGCGCACAGTGGATAAACTCTCGCTGATGAGCGCGGTCAAGGCCCACGTGGTGCGCGAGGGCGCCTGTATGGACATTGCGCGCGAGGATGTGGTGCTTGACGACGTGCTGGCGCTCAAATCGGGCGGCGAAGTGGCGGCAGACGCGCTGGTGCTGGAGGGCGCGTGTGACGTCAACGAATCATTTGTCACCGGCGAGGCGGATGCGGTGCATAAAAAGGCGGGCGATACGCTGCTTGCGGGCAGCTTTGTGGTGAGCGGCACCTGCCGCGCGCGCGTGGAGCATGTGGGCAACGACACCTACATCGCCGGCATTTCGCGCGATGCAAAGCGGCTGCGCATGGCTACCTCCGAGATCATGGGCACGCTCAAAAAGATCATCAAAATCATCTCCATCGTCATCATCCCCGTGGGGGCGATTCTGCTGTGGAATCAGCTCACCATGAGCCATAACAGCATTCAGGACGCGGTGGTGCAGACCGCGGCGGCGCTTATCGGCATGATTCCCGAGGGGCTGATGCTGCTGACCAGCACCGTGCTTGCGGTGAGCGTGGTGCGCCTCTCTAAGCACAAGGTGCTGGTGCAGGAGCTTTACTGCATCGAGAACCTGGCGCGGGTGGACACCCTGTGCCTGGACAAGACGGGCACCCTGACCGAGGGAGTGATGGAGGTGAGCGAGGTGCTGCCGCTGGCGGGGCAGAGCCAAAGCGCGTGCATGCGTGCGCTCGCCGCGCTCGCCTGCGCGTGCAGCGACAAGAACGCCACCATGCAGGCGATTGCACAGCGCGTGGGACAGCAGAGCGACTGGTCATGCCAGCTGGAGGTGCCCTTTTCCTCGGATACCAAGTGGTCGGGCGCTGTGTTTGCAGGCAGAGGCAGCTACGTGCTGGGCGCGCCGGAGTTTGTGCTGGGGGATATGCCTGATGCGCTCCGGGCGCTGGTAAACCAGTGCGGCAAAACCAGCCGTGTGGTGCTGCTGGCCCGCAGCGATGCGCCCATCGCCCAAGGCACGCTGCCGCAGGATATGGAGCCCCTTGCGCTGGTGCTGATTCAGGACAGGATTCGCCCCCAGGCAAAGGATACGCTGGCCTACTTTGCCCAGCAGGATGTGGATATCAAGGTGATCTCAGGCGACAATGTGGCCACGGTATCGGGCGTGGCGGCCCGCGCGGGGATCAAGCACTGGGAGCGCGCGGTGGACGCCTCCACCCTGACAGGGGAGGAGGCACTGGCAGAGGCGGCGGAGCGCTACTGTGTGTTCGGCCGGGTGACGCCGCCCCAGAAAAAGGCGCTGGTGGCCGCGCTGCAAAAGAAGGGCCACACCGTGGCCATGACGGGGGACGGGGTCAACGACGTGCCCGCCCTCAAGGAGGCGGACTGCAGCGTGGTGATGGCCTCGGGCAGTGACGCGGCGCGTAACATCGCCCAGCTGGTGCTGATGGACTCCAATTTTGACGCCATGCCCCGCGTGGTGGCGGAGGGTCGCCGCTCGGTCAACAACATCCAGCGCTCCGCGTCGCTCTTTCTGGTCAAGACCATCTACGCCACGGTGCTTGCGCTGCTGTTTGTATTTGTGCGCATGCCATACCCCTTTGAGCCCATACAAATGACGCTGGTTAACGTGGTCACCATCGGCATCCCCTCGTTTGTGCTGGCGCTGGAGCCCAACCGCGCGCGCATACAGGGCAGCTTTTTGGGCAAGGTGATTCTGCGCGCGGTGCCCGGGGCGCTGACCATCGTGTGCAACATCACGGCGATGCTGATTTTGACGGGGGCGCTGGACATCGCCATCGATCAATACAGCACCATGTGCCTGGCGCTCACCGGCTTTACCGGCCTGCTGGTGGTGCTGAAAAACTGCCTGCCGCCCACGCCGGTGCGCATGACCCTCTTTGGCGCGATGTGCGCCGCGTTTGCGCTGGGCATGTTCATCCTCTACGACCTGTTTTCGCTCGCGGCGCTTACGCCCATGCTGTGGGCGCTGCTCATCGGCATGATGGCGGTATCGGCGCTACTGTTTGTGTTTTTTACCTGGCTTTTTGTGCGCAGGATGCGCTAG